The following proteins are encoded in a genomic region of Phoenix dactylifera cultivar Barhee BC4 unplaced genomic scaffold, palm_55x_up_171113_PBpolish2nd_filt_p 001372F, whole genome shotgun sequence:
- the LOC120108518 gene encoding lon protease homolog, mitochondrial-like has protein sequence MSESDDLDAFAADDSRLLSSAWPRKEFSWQNPVVFIINLLICFLDSKLLEALVENRKRSVAYVGAFLLKDDPETDPSIVSGSDSAKSINDLKGKDLFKRLHEVGTLAQITSIQGDQVVLVGHRRLRITEMVDEDPLTVKVDHLKEKPYNKDDDVIKATSFEVIATLRDILKTNSLWKDHVQTYTQHIGDFNYPRLADFGAAISGANKLLCQQVLEELDVYERLKLTLELVKKEMEISKIQESIAKAIEEKISGDQRRYLLNEQLKAIKKELGLETDDKSALTAKFRERLEPKNKQCPPHVLQVIEEELNKLQLLEASSSEFNVTRNYLDWLTALPWGNYSDENFDIQHAQKILDEDHYGLSDVKERILEFIAVGKLRGTSQGKIICLSGPPGVGKTSVGHSMARALNRRFYRFSVGGLADVAEIKGHRRTYVGAMPGKMVQCLKNVGTANPLVLIDEIDKLGKGHAGDPASALLELLDPEQNANFLDHFLDVPIDLSKVLFVCTANVVEMIPNPLLDRMEVIALAGYITDEKMHIARDYLEKTTREACGIKSEQVEVTDAALLALIENYCREAGVRNLQKQIEKIYRKIALQLVRQGVTNEQSLKVSLQQGAKQLREKSTEEPTQIADDGPGGKKLEDGNSHERATTTTLTESEQAIEVSLHEQPNGTATEESEATSHEHLVEQLEADKVQPTLLSSDGIATTDQPVDSKVNIKTSDVKDVKVDNVIEKVIVDVSNLADFVGKPVFHAERIYDQTPVGVVMGLAWTAMGGSTLYVETALVEQGEGKGALLLTGQLGDVMKESAQIAHTVARAILLQKEPDNPFFADSKLHLHVPAGATPKDGPSAGCTMITSMLSLAMKKHVKKELAMTGEVTLTGRILPIGGVKEKIIAARRSEVKTIIFPSANRRDFDELAANVKEGLEVHFVDDYNQIFELAFGSNSKPQI, from the exons GATTCCAAATTGTTAGAAGCTTTAGTGGAAAATCGTAAAAGGTCAGTGGCATATGTAGGTGCCTTTCTTCTTAAGGATGACCCAGAGACTGATCCTAGTATTGTATCTGGGTCAGATTCAGCGAAAAGCATTAATGACCTTAAAGGAAAAGATTTATTCAAGCGTCTTCATGAAGTTGGTACTTTGGCTCAG ATAACCAGCATCCAAGGGGATCAAGTAGTGCTCGTTGGTCACCGGCGTCTGCGGATAACTGAGATG GTTGACGAGGATCCTTTAACTGTAAAAGTTGATCATCTGAAG GAAAAGCCTTACAATAAGGATGACGATGTTATAAAAGCAACCTCATTTGAAGTCATAGCAACATTAAGAGACATTCTGAAGACAAATTCCCTTTGGAAAGATCATGTTCAAACATATACACAG CATATTGGCGATTTCAATTATCCAAGACTAGCAGATTTTGGGGCTGCTATCTCCGGGGCCAACAAGTTGCTTTGCCAACAAGTGCTTGAAGAACTCGAT GTCTATGAGCGGTTAAAACTAACTCTAGAATTAGTAAAGAAAGAGATGGAGATCAGTAAGATACAG GAGTCAATAGCAAAAGCAATTGAGGAGAAAATAAGTGGAGACCAGCGACGTTATTTGTTGAACGAGCAACTTAAAGCAATTAAaaag GAGCTGGGTTTGGAGACAGATGACAAATCAGCATTGACTG CAAAGTTCAGGGAAAGACTTGAACCAAAAAACAAGCAGTGTCCTCCTCATGTCTTGCAAGTAATAGAAGAAGAGCTTAACAAGCTTCAGCTGCTGGAAGCTAGTTCTAGCGAGTTCAATGTGACTCGTAATTATCTTGATTGGCTTACTGCATTACCTTGGGGAAACTACAG TGATGAAAACTTCGACATCCAACATGCACAAAAAATTTTAGATGAAGATCATTATGGTTTATCTGATGTTAAAGAGAGAATATTAGAATTTATAGCTGTTGGAAAATTAAGGGGGACCTCGCAAG GCAAAATTATATGTCTCTCTGGGCCTCCTGGAGTTGGTAAAACCAGCGTTGGTCATTCAATGGCACGAGCATTGAATAGAAGGTTTTATAGATTTTCTGTAGGAGGCTTGGCTGATGTAGCTGAAATTAAG GGTCATAGGCGCACCTATGTTGGTGCAATGCCAGGAAAGATGGTGCAATGCCTGAAAAATGTGGGAACAGCTAATCCTCTAGTTCTCATAGATGAGATTGACAAG TTGGGGAAGGGACATGCTGGTGATCCAGCAAGTGCTTTGTTAGAGCTTCTAGACCCCGAGCAAAACGCGAACTTTCTTGACCATTTTCTTGATGTTCCTATTGACTTATCCAAG GTTCTGTTTGTTTGCACAGCAAACGTAGTTGAGATGATACCAAACCCTCTTTTGGACAGAATGGAGGTCATTGCTCTTGCTGGTTATATCACTGATGAAAAGATGCATATTGCAAGGGACTATTTGGAAAAGACTACTCGTGAAGCTTGTGGTATCAAATCTGAACAA GTTGAAGTGACTGATGCAGCTCTTCTTGCTCTGATAGAAAATTATTGCCGAGAGGCAGGTGTTCGGAATCTTCAAAAGCAAATTGAGAAGATATACCGCAAG ATAGCTCTGCAACTTGTCCGTCAAGGGGTGACAAATGAGCAATCTCTAAAAGTCAGCCTTCAGCAAGGAGCCAAACAGCTTAGAGAGAAATCTACTGAAGAGCCTACTCAAATTGCAGATGATGGTCCAGGGGGGAAGAAACTGGAGGATGGGAACTCACACGAAAGGGCTACAACAACTACCTTAACAGAATCTGAACAAGCAATTGAAGTCTCGTTACATGAACAGCCTAATGGAACTGCCACAGAAGAATCAGAAGCAACTTCTCATGAGCATCTTGTTGAACAGTTGGAGGCTGACAAAGTGCAGCCAACTCTCTTATCATCAGACGGTAttgcaacaacagaccaacccGTTGATTCAAAG GTCAATATAAAAACAAGTGATGTAAAGGATGTGAAAGTTGATAATGTGATTGAAAAGGTCATAGTTGATGTCTCAAACCTGGCTGATTTTGTGGGCAAACCAGTATTCCATGCCGAACGTATATATGATCAGACTCCAGTAGGAGTTGTCATGGGTCTTGCTTGGACTGCAATGGGTGGTTCAACATTGTATGTTGAGACCGCCCTAGTGGAGCAAGGAGAAGGGAAAGGTGCACTTCTATTGACGGGTCAGCTCGGAGACGTCATGAAGGAGAGTGCGCAAATAGCTCATACCGTAGCCAGAGCAATATTGCTTCAGAAAGAACCAGACAATCCATTTTTTGCAGACTCCAAGCTCCATTTGCATGTGCCGGCTGGTGCTACCCCCAAGGATGGACCAAGTGCAGGGTGCACCATGATAACCTCAATGTTGTCTCTTGCCATGAAAAAGCATGTTAAAAAAGAACTTGCAATGACTGGTGAAGTAACATTGACAGGACGGATTCTCCCAATTGGTGGG GTAAAGGAGAAGATAATTGCTGCAAGAAGAAGTGAGGTGAAGACTATCATATTCCCATCAgctaacagaagagattttgatGAGCTTGCTGCCAATGTGAAGGAAGGCCTTGAAGTTCACTTCGTAGATGATTATAACCAAATAtttgagctggcttttggaaGCAACTCTAAGCCACAAATCTAA
- the LOC120108514 gene encoding uncharacterized protein LOC120108514, producing the protein MRDLVTRPPVQLVAWKSADVVLPFQLVAWKSEDVAAFALLQCNPSASSADPHGAAALHVAPSNGNQLGASTSLTNYPPSRFLRFVPLKGLCFHKTASPDFLKQSSFSSPSALLSFLCFLFVYNPLESELINLKKEMMDEAVGLEGSVEWAEQEGSFNSWLDKVLASDGIESPRMVEEENRPRDRPKEPDSNSKRQKIGPCTDKTEEPSPLGLILRITPSFLDLIDRKLSQKKTTPLNGPTSGTSIEKQQTRNDEYNIQPTLMKWKASNFPATKLKIGCWEAKTCLGDTRRKIEKKD; encoded by the exons ATGAGAGACCTCGTAACTAGGCCACCTGTCCAACTGGTCGCATGGAAGTCGGCGGATGTCGTCCTTCCTTTCCAACTGGTTGCATGGAAGTCGGAGGATGTCGCCGCTTTTGCACTGCTTCAATGTAATCCGTCTGCCTCGTCAGCGGATCCGCACGGCGCCGCCGCTCTCCACGTGGCACCGTCCAATGGGAATCAACTAGGAGCTTCGACGAGCCTAACTAACTACCCCCCTTCCCGCTTCCTTCGTTTCGTTCCCTTGAAAGGACTCTGTTTCCATAAAACGGCCTCCCCAGATTTTTTGAAACAGAGCTCCTTTTCCTCCCCTTCGGctcttctctccttcctttGTTTCCTTTTCGTTTACAATCCTTTGGAGAGCGAGTTGATTAACCTAAAGaag GAGATGATGGATGAAGCTGTTGGGTTAGAAGGAAGTGTTGAATGGGCTGAGCAAGAGGGGAGCTTTAATAGTTGGCTCGATAAGGTGCTTGCTTCTGATGGGATTGAGAGTCCTCGCATGGTTGAGGAAGAGAATAGACCTCGAGATAGGCCCAAAGAGCCAGACTCAAATTCCAAGAGGCAGAAG ATAGGTCCATGCACTGACAAGACAGAGGAACCCAGTCCTCTGGGTTTGATTTTACGCATAACTCCATCTTTCTTGGATCTCATTGATAGGAAGCTATCTCAAAAGAAGACCACTCCTCTTAATGGACCAACTTCGGGTACTAGTATAGAAAAACAACAGACCAGAAATGATGAATATAACATCCAACCCACATTAATGAAATGGAAGGCTTCAAATTTTCCTGCAACAAAACTCAAGATCGGCTGTTGGGAG GCGAAAACTTGTTTGGGAGATACAAGAagaaagattgaaaaaaaagatTGA